The Deltaproteobacteria bacterium genomic interval GTTCTGTGCTGTCCCATACTTCGAAACGTTTGTTCGTCCCTCCCCACAGAGATTCCGATTTTCCGATCACCAGATAGCCGTCCTTTCGAAGAGAACGATGAAAATTTTCCAGCACCTTGACCTGTAATTCGCGTGTGAAATAGATGAGAACGTTTCGGCAGATGATCAGACTCATATCTTTAAGGGGAGGGTCGGTGATCATATTGTGCGTGCGGAATTGAGCCGAAATCCGGATGGAATCACTGATGGCAAAAGATTTTCCAGTCGGTAAAAAATATTTTGAAAGCAAAAGTGGGTCCATATTTTTGAGACTTTCCTGTCCATACTCTCCCAACGCAGCTTTCTTCAAAGACCCTTTGTCAATATCGGTCCCATGAATTTCGACACGGAAGTCGTCAGTCGTCAGTCGTGAGTCTTCAGTTTTCCTGACGACTGACGACTGACGACTCACGACTTCTCCCAAAAGTTCATGAAAAAGAATTGAGAGAGAATAAACTTCTTCGCCTCCGCTACAGCCGGCACTCCAGACGCGGATGGCAGAACTTCCTTCATTCTTCCTGTCCTGAATAATCTCCGGCAAGAGACGGTTTTTGAGGACTTCCCAAACGGGCGGGTCCCGGAAAAATTCCGTTACGTTAATGGTTGTTGCATCGAGCAGACGTTCGTATTCTTCAGGACTCCTATTCAAAAGGCCCATATATTCGAGGTAATTGTTGATTCGATTCACTCGCAGGCGGGTCTCGATACGTCGTTTGAGACAGGTTGGACGATACTGCGTGAAATCAAGCCCTCGTTCTTCACGAATTTTTCGGAGGAGAAGCTGAAAAACACGGTCTTCTTGATCACCCATTGAATAACCTTTCTTAAACGGGTGAGTACCATACTTCTCTACCCGCGTCAGGCCAAAAAATCTTTCCGAAAATTTCCCCACTTTCTGGTTTGCAATTTTAGGCCGACATGG includes:
- a CDS encoding protein-glutamate O-methyltransferase CheR — its product is MGDQEDRVFQLLLRKIREERGLDFTQYRPTCLKRRIETRLRVNRINNYLEYMGLLNRSPEEYERLLDATTINVTEFFRDPPVWEVLKNRLLPEIIQDRKNEGSSAIRVWSAGCSGGEEVYSLSILFHELLGEVVSRQSSVVRKTEDSRLTTDDFRVEIHGTDIDKGSLKKAALGEYGQESLKNMDPLLLSKYFLPTGKSFAISDSIRISAQFRTHNMITDPPLKDMSLIICRNVLIYFTRELQVKVLENFHRSLRKDGYLVIGKSESLWGGTNKRFEVWDSTERIYKKKTDD